A part of Kitasatospora acidiphila genomic DNA contains:
- a CDS encoding BRO-N domain-containing protein produces the protein MTNMENPVIPFDFEGQEVRVVKVDGEPWWVAADVCAVLEIRNSRDALKNLDDDETGVETIYTSGGPQRLSIINEPGLYSLVLRSRKPQARAFRRWLTHEVIPAIRRTGRYAPEAEAAPQPQWVEAMVADIAERTTKVLEQRIQELLAVRETLLDQVAALEQRHAELSLRVRRDAELLAAMSVRLSEVSGAMWTLGGRVELLCTLSGAPGHGRRRRF, from the coding sequence ATGACGAACATGGAAAACCCGGTCATCCCGTTCGACTTCGAGGGCCAGGAAGTCCGGGTGGTGAAGGTCGACGGTGAGCCCTGGTGGGTTGCGGCAGATGTCTGCGCGGTGCTGGAGATCCGGAACTCGCGCGACGCCCTGAAGAACCTCGATGACGACGAGACTGGTGTAGAAACCATCTACACCAGCGGCGGCCCCCAGCGTCTCTCCATCATCAACGAGCCCGGCCTCTACTCGTTGGTCCTGCGCTCCCGCAAGCCGCAGGCCCGTGCCTTCAGGCGCTGGCTCACCCATGAGGTCATCCCCGCGATCCGCCGCACCGGCCGCTATGCGCCCGAGGCCGAGGCGGCCCCTCAGCCGCAGTGGGTTGAGGCCATGGTCGCCGACATCGCCGAGCGGACCACGAAGGTGCTCGAGCAGCGCATCCAGGAACTGCTGGCCGTGCGGGAGACCCTCCTCGACCAGGTCGCCGCTCTGGAGCAGCGCCATGCCGAGCTCTCCCTGCGGGTGCGCCGGGATGCGGAGCTGCTGGCGGCGATGAGTGTGCGGCTGTCCGAGGTGTCGGGGGCGATGTGGACGCTGGGCGGGCGGGTGGAGCTGCTCTGCACCCTGTCCGGCGCGCCGGGGCACGGTCGCCGGCGCCGGTTCTGA
- the crgA gene encoding cell division protein CrgA — MPKSRLRKKSDYTPPTTATAVKISSGRTWVAPVMLALFLIGLAWIVTYYVTSASYPVRAWGNWNILVGFGFIAGGFGVSTQWK, encoded by the coding sequence GTGCCGAAGTCTCGACTCCGCAAGAAGTCCGACTACACCCCGCCGACCACGGCGACCGCCGTCAAGATCAGCTCGGGTCGCACCTGGGTGGCGCCGGTGATGCTGGCGCTGTTCCTCATCGGGCTGGCCTGGATCGTCACTTACTACGTGACCAGTGCGAGCTACCCGGTGCGGGCTTGGGGCAACTGGAACATCCTGGTGGGCTTCGGCTTCATCGCCGGGGGCTTCGGCGTCTCCACCCAGTGGAAGTAA
- a CDS encoding DUF5324 family protein, with protein MPALPCFDGARETAGRTLETLAPYAATARDTAAHYTDGARQRLGPALEALGPRLEAAVGQAKAGGLQAAQSARAGLAPRVEQAFAALPPKTQENAVKAVHRAQEAALHARHSAEHARAAALPVVQEAQARGAAALTALQGNAVPARHCGPGRRRAAARARRAADRADRGRGALAAVGLLAIGSGVLLWVWYRRRSEPEWLIEPPEVQHPLNPVHPASGATATGRGGSESRERPGERPDEENEENDQQDGNEPL; from the coding sequence ATGCCCGCCCTGCCCTGCTTCGACGGCGCACGTGAGACGGCTGGCCGAACCCTCGAAACGCTGGCGCCCTATGCGGCGACCGCCCGGGATACCGCGGCCCACTACACGGACGGAGCGCGGCAGCGGCTGGGCCCGGCTCTGGAGGCGCTGGGGCCACGACTGGAGGCGGCCGTCGGCCAGGCCAAGGCGGGTGGGCTGCAGGCGGCCCAGTCGGCCCGGGCCGGCCTCGCCCCGCGAGTCGAGCAGGCCTTCGCCGCGCTGCCCCCCAAGACCCAGGAGAACGCCGTCAAGGCCGTCCACCGGGCCCAGGAGGCCGCGCTGCACGCCCGGCACTCGGCCGAGCACGCCCGGGCCGCCGCGCTGCCCGTGGTGCAGGAGGCCCAGGCCCGCGGCGCGGCCGCACTGACCGCCCTGCAGGGCAACGCCGTGCCGGCGCGGCACTGCGGCCCTGGCCGCCGCCGAGCGGCCGCCAGGGCCCGGCGGGCCGCCGACCGGGCCGACCGCGGCCGCGGGGCGCTGGCCGCGGTGGGGCTCCTGGCGATCGGCAGCGGCGTGCTGCTCTGGGTCTGGTACCGCCGGCGCAGCGAGCCGGAGTGGCTGATCGAGCCGCCCGAGGTGCAGCACCCGCTGAACCCGGTGCACCCGGCCTCGGGCGCCACCGCCACCGGCCGGGGCGGCTCGGAGAGCCGCGAGCGGCCCGGTGAGCGGCCCGACGAGGAGAACGAGGAGAACGACCAGCAGGACGGCAACGAACCCCTCTGA
- a CDS encoding DUF881 domain-containing protein, giving the protein MVGRALTCGVFALAGVLFYVSAHAAHGIDLRSDNSLLRLGDLIQQRSDQNRQTQADLSELQQRADALTRQQVTNPADADQLAQQRRLAGLDQLQGPGLTVTLNDAPPNATARIPGVPEPGVNDLVIHQQDIQAVVNALWRGGAEGVQVMDQRLIATSAVRCVGNTLLLQGRVYSPPYVIRAVGRTADLRAAVDADPSIRNYLQYVAAYGLGWKVQEGGDLTLPGYTGSTDLHAAGGQ; this is encoded by the coding sequence ATTGTCGGTCGTGCCCTGACCTGCGGCGTCTTCGCCCTCGCGGGTGTCCTGTTCTACGTGAGCGCGCACGCCGCCCACGGCATCGACCTGCGCTCGGACAACTCGCTGCTGCGCCTGGGCGATCTGATACAGCAGCGCAGCGACCAGAACCGGCAGACCCAGGCCGACCTGTCCGAGCTCCAGCAGCGCGCCGACGCGCTGACCAGGCAGCAGGTCACCAACCCGGCCGACGCCGACCAGCTCGCCCAGCAGCGCCGGCTGGCCGGCCTCGACCAGCTGCAGGGCCCCGGCCTCACCGTCACCCTGAACGACGCCCCGCCGAACGCCACCGCCCGGATCCCCGGCGTCCCCGAGCCCGGCGTCAACGACCTGGTGATCCATCAGCAGGACATCCAGGCCGTGGTCAACGCGCTGTGGCGGGGCGGCGCCGAAGGAGTGCAGGTGATGGACCAGCGGTTGATCGCCACCAGCGCGGTCCGCTGCGTCGGCAACACGCTGCTGCTGCAGGGCCGGGTCTACTCGCCGCCGTACGTCATCCGGGCGGTCGGCAGGACCGCCGACCTGCGCGCCGCGGTCGACGCCGACCCCTCGATCCGCAACTACCTGCAGTACGTCGCGGCCTACGGCCTGGGCTGGAAGGTGCAGGAGGGCGGCGACCTCACCCTGCCCGGCTACACCGGCAGCACCGACCTGCACGCCGCCGGCGGGCAGTAG
- a CDS encoding DUF3566 domain-containing protein, producing the protein MSAVGSTGGYSGGASGKPTVPAPPAQPAPGAGGYSQPTTYTKGEPASARGNRAPGGSGGSGGGQSGQAARRPAAAAPAPAGSGRVRKARLRVLKADPWSVMKVSFLLSLALGIIMIVAAIVLWTTLDTLGVFDSIGKTLKEVTGSGSTGTGGVNIMDYVGFGQVLTWTVLIAVIDVVLLTALSTLAAFIYNSAAGFTGGVELTLAEEE; encoded by the coding sequence ATGTCCGCGGTGGGCTCCACCGGCGGCTACAGCGGTGGTGCCTCCGGCAAGCCGACGGTGCCCGCACCGCCGGCCCAGCCGGCTCCCGGCGCCGGCGGGTACTCCCAGCCGACCACCTACACCAAGGGGGAGCCGGCCTCGGCGCGCGGCAACCGCGCCCCGGGTGGCTCGGGTGGCTCCGGCGGTGGCCAGTCGGGCCAGGCGGCCCGCCGTCCGGCCGCCGCGGCACCGGCTCCGGCCGGCTCCGGCCGGGTCCGCAAGGCGCGGCTGCGGGTGCTCAAGGCCGACCCCTGGTCGGTGATGAAGGTCAGCTTCCTGCTGTCGCTGGCGCTCGGCATCATCATGATCGTGGCCGCCATCGTGCTCTGGACCACGCTGGACACCCTGGGCGTCTTCGACTCGATCGGCAAGACCCTCAAGGAGGTCACCGGCTCGGGCAGCACCGGCACCGGCGGCGTCAACATCATGGACTACGTCGGCTTCGGCCAGGTGCTCACCTGGACCGTGCTGATCGCCGTGATCGACGTGGTGCTGCTGACCGCGCTCTCCACCCTCGCCGCGTTCATCTACAACTCGGCGGCCGGCTTCACCGGCGGCGTCGAGCTGACGCTGGCCGAGGAGGAGTGA
- a CDS encoding DLW-39 family protein gives MKKLLLVALVALGGFFVYRQVQADRAEQDLWTEATDPIPAGR, from the coding sequence GTGAAGAAGCTCCTCCTGGTCGCCCTGGTCGCCCTCGGCGGCTTCTTTGTCTACCGTCAGGTCCAGGCCGACCGTGCCGAGCAGGACCTGTGGACCGAGGCCACCGACCCGATCCCGGCCGGTCGCTGA
- a CDS encoding aminodeoxychorismate/anthranilate synthase component II, translated as MASTVTAPRILVVDNYDSFVFNLVQYLYQLGATCEVVRNDELTVARAVRRDGDQGYDGVLLSPGPGAPEEAGVCIEMVRHCAATGLPLFGVCLGLQSIAVAYGAVVDRAPELLHGKTSLVEHEDGGVFAGLPSPMTATRYHSLAVEPATVPAELVVTARTGSGVIMGLRHRELLVEGVQFHPESVLTEGGHRMLANWLAECGDPDAVGRSVGLAPVIGRG; from the coding sequence ATGGCCTCGACCGTCACCGCCCCGCGCATCCTCGTCGTGGACAACTACGACAGCTTCGTCTTCAACCTGGTCCAGTACCTCTACCAGCTGGGCGCCACCTGCGAGGTGGTGCGCAACGACGAACTGACGGTGGCTCGGGCGGTGCGCCGCGACGGCGATCAGGGCTACGACGGGGTGCTGCTCTCCCCCGGCCCCGGCGCGCCCGAGGAGGCCGGGGTCTGCATCGAGATGGTGCGGCACTGCGCGGCCACCGGGCTGCCGCTGTTCGGCGTCTGCCTGGGCCTGCAGTCGATCGCGGTGGCCTACGGCGCGGTGGTCGACCGGGCACCCGAGCTGCTGCACGGCAAGACCTCGCTGGTCGAGCACGAGGACGGCGGCGTCTTCGCCGGCCTGCCCTCGCCGATGACCGCCACCCGCTACCACTCGCTGGCCGTCGAGCCGGCCACGGTGCCGGCCGAGCTGGTGGTCACCGCGCGGACCGGGAGCGGTGTCATCATGGGGCTGAGGCACCGGGAACTGCTCGTGGAGGGGGTGCAGTTCCACCCCGAGTCGGTGCTCACCGAGGGGGGACATCGAATGCTGGCCAACTGGCTGGCCGAATGCGGCGACCCGGACGCGGTCGGCCGCTCGGTCGGACTCGCCCCGGTGATCGGCCGGGGCTGA
- a CDS encoding class E sortase yields the protein MTAVRPGGRQDEWHGGRQQDPPTEAYQGESDGWGVYQPAEPVAAPVVEQPDYPAPEYPWLADQTLQLRAVTVPGQPADRAAQQGTRNEGRRAQGRVGMSSGTGRRRATGRSGPVARPKERKRVIAARLVGELFITAGLVMLLFVAYQLWWTNVQANAIADGTRNQLEQQFNHPTAPPPSPGQSAAPAPAFAPGKGFAIIHVPKIGLTDPIAEGTDTTKVLDHGLVGHYTGTSMPWDQSGNFAVAGHRTTHGQPFRKLAELSPGDKIVVETGTDYYTYEVQGGLPETSPTNVSVLQPIPKGSPFTQSGRYITMTTCTPEFSARGRLIVFGKMVDDRPRSQGEPPALTNP from the coding sequence ATGACGGCCGTGCGCCCGGGGGGGCGTCAAGACGAGTGGCACGGCGGTCGGCAGCAGGATCCGCCGACCGAGGCGTACCAGGGCGAGTCCGACGGCTGGGGGGTCTACCAGCCCGCCGAACCGGTGGCCGCCCCAGTGGTCGAGCAGCCGGACTACCCGGCACCGGAGTACCCGTGGCTGGCCGACCAGACGCTGCAACTGCGGGCCGTCACCGTGCCCGGCCAGCCGGCCGACCGGGCGGCGCAGCAGGGCACCCGGAACGAGGGGCGGCGCGCCCAGGGCCGGGTGGGGATGAGCTCGGGCACCGGGCGGCGGCGGGCCACCGGGCGGAGCGGTCCGGTGGCCCGGCCCAAGGAGCGCAAACGGGTGATCGCGGCCCGGCTGGTCGGCGAGCTGTTCATCACCGCGGGGCTGGTGATGCTGCTCTTCGTCGCCTACCAGCTGTGGTGGACCAACGTGCAGGCCAACGCGATCGCCGACGGCACCCGCAATCAGCTCGAACAGCAGTTCAACCACCCCACCGCGCCGCCGCCCAGCCCCGGCCAGTCCGCCGCGCCGGCCCCGGCCTTCGCCCCGGGCAAGGGCTTCGCGATCATCCACGTGCCCAAGATCGGCCTCACCGATCCGATCGCCGAGGGCACCGACACCACCAAGGTGCTCGACCACGGCCTGGTCGGCCACTACACCGGCACCTCGATGCCCTGGGACCAGAGCGGCAACTTCGCCGTGGCCGGCCACCGCACCACGCACGGCCAGCCGTTCCGCAAGCTCGCCGAGCTCTCCCCCGGCGACAAGATCGTGGTGGAGACCGGCACCGACTACTACACCTACGAGGTCCAGGGCGGCCTCCCGGAGACCTCGCCGACCAACGTCTCGGTGCTGCAGCCGATCCCCAAGGGCTCGCCGTTCACCCAATCGGGGCGGTACATCACGATGACCACCTGTACACCCGAGTTCAGTGCCAGGGGTCGGCTGATCGTCTTTGGCAAGATGGTCGATGACCGACCGAGGAGTCAGGGAGAGCCGCCGGCCCTCACCAACCCCTGA
- a CDS encoding protein phosphatase 2C domain-containing protein translates to MADRAAGAQLARLLVERPDAELREVLRAGIEAVCALHAGTCELGNPDSPSATVAMVRWGSGRFDHLVLADSPVVLQPIGGEPQVVLDDRVERLPAYDRASVSRLRNAAGGFWVASTRPEAADQALTGSRPLAGLRRFAVLTDGVSRLVERYGWGWDTLLETLDTQGPNAVLAAVRAAEQADPPGRFPGKRHDDATVVFGRPGPGDRPS, encoded by the coding sequence GTGGCTGACCGGGCGGCTGGGGCCCAGCTGGCCCGGCTCCTGGTGGAGCGGCCGGATGCGGAGCTGCGCGAGGTGCTGCGGGCCGGGATCGAGGCCGTCTGCGCCCTGCACGCCGGCACCTGTGAGCTGGGCAACCCGGACAGCCCGTCGGCCACCGTGGCGATGGTGCGCTGGGGGAGCGGGCGGTTCGACCATCTGGTGCTGGCCGACTCCCCGGTCGTGCTGCAGCCGATCGGCGGCGAGCCGCAGGTGGTGCTGGACGACCGGGTGGAGCGGCTGCCGGCCTACGACCGGGCCAGCGTCTCCCGGCTGCGCAACGCGGCCGGCGGCTTCTGGGTGGCGAGCACCCGCCCCGAGGCCGCCGACCAAGCGCTCACCGGCTCCCGCCCGCTGGCCGGGCTGCGGCGTTTCGCGGTGCTCACCGACGGCGTGTCGCGGCTGGTGGAGCGGTACGGCTGGGGCTGGGACACGCTGCTGGAGACCCTGGACACGCAGGGCCCGAACGCAGTGCTGGCGGCCGTGCGGGCCGCCGAGCAGGCCGACCCGCCGGGCCGGTTCCCGGGCAAGCGGCACGACGACGCCACCGTGGTCTTCGGCCGGCCCGGACCGGGCGACCGGCCGTCCTGA
- a CDS encoding rhomboid family intramembrane serine protease, whose product MTQGDPTGPAAPTGVGGHQLPRCYRHPDQETGVSCSRCGRPICPQCMIDASVGFHCPDCVNGTSSHPQAQHPQRVPTTRFGGKLTGDGRLVTKILIGINLAVFVVAAYLDKSLVNQWDLVSYVAPGGAKYGVAAGPHEWYRLLTATFLHQQPLHVASNMLALWWVGPNLERVLGRLRFLALYLVSGLAGSALVYLVAGGNAASLGASGAIFGLFGATAVLFRAARQPIGPVVALIVFNLVITFSVPGIDWRAHIGGLVAGLITGIGLMHAPRANRNLVQAATVVLMLAAIVAAVLVETARLNG is encoded by the coding sequence ATGACCCAGGGCGACCCGACCGGTCCGGCCGCACCCACCGGAGTCGGCGGGCACCAGCTGCCGCGCTGCTACCGGCACCCCGATCAGGAGACCGGGGTCAGCTGCTCGCGCTGCGGTCGGCCGATCTGCCCGCAGTGCATGATCGACGCGTCGGTCGGCTTCCACTGCCCGGACTGCGTGAACGGCACCTCGTCCCACCCGCAGGCGCAGCACCCCCAGCGGGTGCCCACCACCCGGTTCGGCGGCAAGCTCACCGGGGACGGCAGGCTGGTCACCAAGATCCTGATCGGGATCAACCTGGCGGTCTTCGTGGTCGCCGCCTACCTCGACAAGTCGCTGGTCAACCAGTGGGACCTGGTCAGCTACGTGGCGCCGGGCGGTGCCAAGTACGGCGTGGCCGCCGGGCCCCATGAGTGGTACCGGCTGCTGACCGCCACCTTCCTGCACCAGCAGCCGCTGCACGTGGCCTCCAACATGCTGGCGCTGTGGTGGGTCGGACCCAATCTGGAGCGGGTGCTGGGCCGGCTGCGGTTCCTGGCGCTCTACCTGGTCAGCGGGCTGGCCGGCAGCGCCCTGGTCTACCTGGTGGCCGGGGGCAACGCCGCCTCGCTGGGCGCCTCCGGAGCGATCTTCGGGCTGTTCGGCGCCACCGCGGTGCTGTTTCGGGCGGCTCGCCAGCCGATCGGCCCGGTGGTGGCGCTGATCGTCTTCAACCTGGTGATCACCTTCTCGGTGCCCGGCATCGACTGGCGGGCGCACATCGGCGGGCTGGTCGCCGGCCTGATCACCGGGATCGGCCTGATGCACGCGCCGCGGGCCAACCGCAACCTGGTGCAGGCCGCCACCGTGGTGCTGATGCTGGCCGCGATCGTCGCCGCGGTCCTGGTGGAGACGGCCCGGCTCAACGGCTGA
- a CDS encoding peptidylprolyl isomerase — MAEELFATLKTNHGDIVVKLFPNHAPKTVANFVELAEGTREWTDPRTGQKTNAKLYDGTVFHRIIEGFMIQGGDPLGQGIGGPGYKFGDEFHPDLAFTKPFLLAMANAGPGTNGSQFFITVAPTTWLTGKHTIFGEVEDEASQKVVAAIAGVKTGRNDRPAQDVVIESVEITRR, encoded by the coding sequence GTGGCCGAGGAACTGTTCGCGACCCTCAAGACGAACCACGGCGACATCGTGGTCAAGCTCTTCCCGAACCACGCCCCCAAGACCGTGGCGAACTTCGTCGAGCTGGCCGAGGGCACGCGCGAGTGGACCGACCCGCGCACCGGCCAGAAGACCAACGCCAAGCTCTACGACGGCACGGTGTTCCACCGGATCATCGAAGGCTTCATGATCCAGGGCGGCGACCCGCTGGGTCAGGGCATCGGCGGCCCGGGCTACAAGTTCGGTGACGAGTTCCACCCCGACCTGGCCTTCACCAAGCCGTTCCTGCTGGCCATGGCCAACGCCGGCCCGGGCACCAACGGCTCGCAGTTCTTCATCACGGTGGCTCCCACCACCTGGCTGACCGGCAAGCACACCATCTTCGGCGAGGTCGAGGACGAGGCCAGCCAGAAGGTCGTCGCCGCGATCGCCGGTGTGAAGACCGGCCGCAACGACCGTCCGGCCCAGGACGTGGTGATCGAGTCGGTGGAGATCACCCGCCGCTGA
- the pknB gene encoding Stk1 family PASTA domain-containing Ser/Thr kinase yields MEEPRRLGGRYELGGVLGRGGMAEVYLAHDTRLGRSVAVKTLRADMARDPSFQARFRREAQSAASLNHPAIVAVYDTGEDYIDGISIPYIVMEYVEGSTLRELLHSGRRLLPERALEMTIGILQALEYSHRAGIVHRDIKPANVMLTRQGNVKVMDFGIARAMGDAGMTMTQTSAVIGTAQYLSPEQAKGETVDARSDLYSTGCLLYELLTLRPPFVGDSPVAVAYQHVREEAAPPSSYDPEVRSEIDAIVLKALAKERDYRYQSADEMRDDIERFLDGLPVAAAQQAAAYGMGGYGYDQNGYPAQHDPYGQTSMMPQAGGGAAPTTMLPPVGQGGYDQNGYPEEGYGDGSDDAPRSRRRDDQPKKSNTSWIILAVAAVLVLVGSFFVASAMFKGNGGNKQVNAPTLTGKGFDAAVTAAHNVSDKITVTKGDPMACPGGVPKDQICQQSPAAGTQMPENGTITVQLSTGPTQTAVPNEVNQPSTAATQALQTAGFQVGQPVYQNSDTVAQDTVISQDPPAGTQAAPGATVTLTISQGTGKSAVPNVVGQPVDQATAALVAAGFQADSSKTTPSTNASQVVGTVASQSPAKAAKGATITLTLYGAPAKVTVPILVGKTYKDAFAALGQLHLASTVVNGPADDNAIITSANPGSGSQVDPSQVIQLTTRPGDTTPPGKGGATTGIPGLPGIGGN; encoded by the coding sequence ATGGAAGAGCCTCGTCGCCTCGGCGGCAGGTACGAGCTCGGCGGCGTCCTCGGACGCGGCGGCATGGCCGAGGTCTACCTCGCCCATGACACCCGGCTCGGCCGCTCCGTCGCAGTGAAGACGCTCCGGGCCGACATGGCGCGGGACCCCTCGTTCCAGGCCCGCTTCCGCCGCGAAGCCCAGTCCGCCGCCTCCCTCAACCACCCCGCCATCGTCGCCGTCTACGACACCGGCGAGGACTACATCGACGGCATCTCCATCCCGTACATCGTGATGGAGTACGTCGAGGGCTCCACGCTGCGCGAACTGCTGCACTCCGGGCGCCGGTTGCTGCCGGAGCGCGCGCTGGAGATGACCATCGGCATCCTGCAGGCGCTGGAGTACTCGCACCGCGCCGGCATCGTGCACCGGGACATCAAGCCGGCCAACGTGATGCTCACCCGCCAGGGCAACGTCAAGGTGATGGACTTCGGCATCGCCCGTGCGATGGGTGACGCCGGCATGACCATGACCCAGACCTCGGCCGTGATCGGCACCGCCCAGTACCTCTCGCCCGAGCAGGCCAAGGGCGAGACCGTGGACGCCCGCTCCGACCTCTACTCCACCGGCTGCCTGCTCTACGAGCTGCTCACGCTGCGCCCGCCGTTCGTCGGCGACTCCCCGGTGGCGGTCGCCTACCAGCACGTCCGGGAGGAGGCCGCGCCGCCGTCCAGCTACGACCCCGAGGTCCGGTCGGAGATCGACGCGATCGTGCTCAAGGCGCTCGCCAAGGAGCGCGACTACCGGTACCAGAGCGCCGACGAGATGCGCGACGACATCGAGCGCTTCCTCGACGGCCTCCCGGTCGCGGCCGCCCAGCAGGCCGCCGCGTACGGCATGGGCGGCTACGGCTACGACCAGAACGGCTACCCGGCGCAGCACGACCCGTACGGCCAGACCAGCATGATGCCGCAGGCCGGCGGCGGCGCCGCGCCCACCACCATGCTCCCGCCGGTCGGCCAGGGCGGCTACGACCAGAACGGCTACCCCGAGGAGGGGTACGGCGACGGCAGCGACGACGCTCCGCGCAGCCGGCGCCGCGACGACCAGCCGAAGAAGAGCAACACCTCCTGGATCATCCTGGCGGTCGCCGCCGTGCTGGTCCTGGTCGGCTCGTTCTTCGTCGCCTCGGCCATGTTCAAGGGCAACGGCGGCAACAAGCAGGTCAACGCGCCGACCCTGACCGGCAAGGGCTTCGACGCCGCCGTCACCGCCGCGCACAACGTCAGCGACAAGATCACCGTCACCAAGGGCGACCCGATGGCCTGCCCCGGCGGTGTGCCCAAGGACCAGATCTGCCAGCAGAGCCCGGCGGCCGGCACCCAGATGCCCGAGAACGGGACCATCACCGTCCAGCTCTCCACCGGCCCCACCCAGACCGCGGTCCCCAACGAGGTGAACCAGCCCTCGACCGCCGCCACCCAGGCGCTGCAGACCGCCGGCTTCCAGGTCGGCCAGCCGGTCTACCAGAACAGCGACACCGTCGCGCAGGACACGGTGATCTCGCAGGACCCGCCGGCCGGCACCCAGGCGGCCCCGGGCGCCACGGTCACCCTGACCATCTCGCAGGGCACCGGCAAGTCCGCCGTGCCCAACGTGGTCGGCCAGCCGGTCGACCAGGCGACCGCCGCACTGGTGGCCGCGGGCTTCCAGGCGGACTCCAGCAAGACCACCCCGAGCACCAACGCCAGCCAGGTGGTCGGCACGGTGGCCTCGCAGAGCCCCGCCAAGGCGGCCAAGGGCGCGACCATCACGCTGACCCTCTACGGGGCACCGGCCAAGGTCACCGTGCCGATCCTGGTCGGCAAGACCTACAAGGACGCGTTCGCGGCGCTCGGCCAGCTGCACCTGGCGTCGACGGTGGTCAACGGCCCGGCGGACGACAATGCGATCATCACCTCCGCCAACCCCGGCTCCGGCTCACAGGTCGACCCGTCCCAGGTCATCCAGCTCACCACCAGGCCGGGCGACACGACGCCGCCCGGCAAAGGGGGCGCCACCACCGGGATCCCCGGGCTCCCCGGCATCGGGGGCAACTAA
- a CDS encoding SAM-dependent methyltransferase — MAQIASQLVEAVEGLLGSRLPFRLQAWDGSTAGAADAPLLVLRNRRALRRLLWSPGELGLARAYVSGDLELGPGEDIYAVLAEAAHFTERPEVRDLHLGGGDLTGPAGRRALAVLAKAGALGPNPALPPEEARQQGRLHSRTRDRAAISHHYDVGNEFYRLVLGPSMVYSCAYWTPEGKSLEDAQFAKLDLICRKLGLRPGMRLLDVGCGWGSLVLHAAEHYGVSAVGVSISAEQVALARERVAAAGLADRVEIRLQDYREIPDGPYDAISSVGMAEHVGSAQYRVYAEGLYDLLVPGGRLLNHQIARRPDRPGVPHTTSPFINRYVFPDGELSPVGSTVSALEEAGFEVRDVESLREHYALTLREWVANLEADWAQAVRLAGRGRARVWRLYMAASALAFEENRIGINQVLAVRTAVSGASGLPATREQWLRRQSTEAGIPEPGPAIGGPKEGQGIDLGDRPSVR; from the coding sequence ATGGCTCAGATCGCATCGCAGCTCGTCGAGGCAGTGGAGGGCCTGCTCGGGTCCCGGCTGCCGTTCCGACTGCAGGCCTGGGACGGCAGCACCGCAGGGGCGGCCGACGCCCCGCTGCTGGTGCTGCGCAACCGGCGGGCACTGCGCCGGCTGCTCTGGTCCCCCGGCGAGCTCGGCCTGGCCCGGGCCTACGTCTCCGGCGACCTGGAGCTCGGCCCCGGCGAGGACATCTACGCGGTGCTGGCCGAGGCGGCGCACTTCACCGAGCGGCCCGAGGTGCGCGATCTGCACCTGGGCGGGGGCGACCTGACCGGCCCGGCCGGGCGCCGGGCGCTGGCCGTGCTGGCCAAGGCGGGCGCGCTCGGCCCGAATCCCGCGCTGCCCCCCGAGGAGGCCCGCCAGCAGGGCCGGCTGCACAGCCGCACCCGGGACCGGGCCGCGATCAGCCACCACTACGACGTGGGCAACGAGTTCTACCGCCTGGTGCTCGGCCCGTCGATGGTCTACTCGTGCGCCTACTGGACCCCGGAGGGCAAGAGCCTGGAGGACGCCCAGTTCGCCAAGCTCGACCTGATCTGCCGCAAGCTCGGCCTGCGGCCCGGCATGCGGCTGCTCGACGTCGGCTGCGGCTGGGGCTCCCTGGTGCTGCACGCGGCCGAGCACTACGGGGTCAGCGCGGTCGGCGTCTCCATCTCCGCCGAGCAGGTGGCGCTGGCCCGGGAGCGGGTGGCCGCGGCCGGGCTGGCGGACCGGGTGGAGATCCGGCTGCAGGACTACCGCGAGATCCCCGACGGCCCCTACGACGCGATCTCCTCGGTCGGCATGGCCGAGCACGTCGGCAGCGCCCAGTACCGGGTCTACGCGGAGGGCCTGTACGACCTGCTGGTCCCCGGCGGCCGGCTGCTCAACCACCAGATCGCCCGCCGCCCCGACCGCCCCGGGGTGCCGCACACCACCAGCCCCTTCATCAACCGCTACGTCTTCCCGGACGGCGAGCTCTCCCCGGTCGGCAGCACCGTCTCGGCGCTGGAGGAGGCCGGCTTCGAGGTGCGCGACGTCGAATCGCTGCGCGAGCACTACGCCCTGACGCTGCGCGAGTGGGTGGCCAACCTGGAGGCCGACTGGGCGCAGGCGGTCCGGCTGGCCGGCCGCGGCCGGGCCCGGGTCTGGCGGCTCTACATGGCGGCGTCCGCGCTGGCCTTCGAGGAGAACCGGATCGGGATCAACCAGGTCCTGGCCGTGCGCACCGCCGTCAGCGGTGCCAGCGGCCTCCCGGCCACCCGCGAGCAGTGGCTGCGCCGCCAGTCGACCGAGGCCGGCATCCCCGAGCCGGGGCCTGCGATCGGGGGACCGAAGGAGGGTCAGGGCATCGATTTGGGAGATCGGCCATCGGTCCGCTAA